AGGGCATCCTGCTTGCGGTGTGCGGCAAAAAATGCCTTTGCCGACCTGCCACAAAAAACGCCCCTCTCCCGTTCAACGCCGCCATATTGCCGGCACTTATTCGTCGTCGCCGGCGGTCTCGCCATCGTCGTAAGGATTGGCGCCGCTTTCGGCAAGGCGGGCCTGGCGGGCGGCTTCCTGCTTGCGCTGGCGGGTGCCCAGGGGCCGGCTGTATTCAAAGTCGGCGCTGCGTTCCTGATGGCGGCAGAAGATGAGGAAGCCGGTATGGGCGTTCATGCGGTCTTCGGGGCGCAGGCGGTCAGCCACGGGCTTCCAGTTGCGCATGAGGATCTCGCAGACTTCGATATCGGCGAAGGGGCCCTTTTCCAGCCCCATGAGCAGCTTGCTGACCTGGTCCACGGTGGGCACGAGGAAGCCGAACGTGGCGCCGGGCTTCACGGCCTTGACGGCGTGGTCGAGGTATTCCCAGGGGGTGCGCACGTCAAGGAAGAGGGCATCGGCGTTGTCGATGCAGAAGCCGTCGGCGATGTCGCGGTGGACGATCTCCACATTGTCGCCCACGCCGGCCCATTCGAGGTTGCGGCGGGCCAGTTTCATGAATTCTTCGCGGGCCTCGTGGCTGACGACGCGGCCGGTGGGGCCGCAGAACCAGGAAAGGCCGGTGGTCAGGCCGCCGGAGCCGCAACCGGCCTCGATGATGGTACGGCCGGGACCGGCGCCGAGGCGCAGGCAGATGTAGGCGATATCCTTGGGATAGATGATCTGCGTCTGGCGCTTGAGGCCCTTGAGGCGGTCGTGCAGGGTGGCTTCCAGCACACGGATGGGGATATCCAGGCTGGTGCGCACTTCGCTGCCGAAGCTGGCGTCGTGTACGGCTTCGGCGCTGAGGACGCCGTCGTTGCTGTGCCAGTCCTGACCTTCCTCAAGGCGCTTGATGTAGCGCCGGTCCTTGTTGGGGGTGACGTAGACCACCAGAGAGCCGT
This is a stretch of genomic DNA from Desulfovibrio piger. It encodes these proteins:
- a CDS encoding tRNA (adenine-N1)-methyltransferase, with amino-acid sequence MIPYGSLVVYVTPNKDRRYIKRLEEGQDWHSNDGVLSAEAVHDASFGSEVRTSLDIPIRVLEATLHDRLKGLKRQTQIIYPKDIAYICLRLGAGPGRTIIEAGCGSGGLTTGLSWFCGPTGRVVSHEAREEFMKLARRNLEWAGVGDNVEIVHRDIADGFCIDNADALFLDVRTPWEYLDHAVKAVKPGATFGFLVPTVDQVSKLLMGLEKGPFADIEVCEILMRNWKPVADRLRPEDRMNAHTGFLIFCRHQERSADFEYSRPLGTRQRKQEAARQARLAESGANPYDDGETAGDDE